One genomic region from Candidatus Caldarchaeum subterraneum encodes:
- a CDS encoding transcriptional regulator, HxlR family, translating to MFLRKGMLRAVSHQFSSEVFRCKWTVPIIVSMVDGPRRFADLAKSLGISQKVLAHKLSNLMKHQLVSMDVSGYILTEKGREIGELVKPLLPHVPSHVLAEVLKCKWSKEILQTLGDGPLHSAELVDSLPGLSWKIASDRLRKLCRHGLVERMVQTCESPIRVQYSLTPRGRLLAAWLNAFHKPGTQTLYTVGASA from the coding sequence GTGTTTCTGCGTAAAGGAATGCTGAGAGCTGTTTCGCACCAGTTTTCCTCGGAGGTGTTCAGATGCAAATGGACAGTGCCCATCATAGTTTCGATGGTCGATGGGCCGCGGAGGTTCGCCGACCTCGCCAAAAGCCTCGGCATAAGCCAGAAAGTACTGGCACACAAGCTTTCAAACCTAATGAAACATCAGCTTGTCTCCATGGATGTATCCGGCTACATATTGACGGAAAAGGGCCGCGAGATAGGGGAGCTGGTTAAACCACTTCTACCTCATGTCCCGTCACATGTATTGGCCGAGGTGCTGAAATGCAAATGGTCAAAAGAAATTCTCCAGACACTTGGAGATGGGCCTCTCCACAGCGCCGAGCTCGTCGACTCTCTCCCGGGACTCAGCTGGAAAATCGCCTCCGACAGGCTGAGAAAACTATGTAGACACGGTCTTGTAGAGAGAATGGTTCAAACCTGCGAAAGCCCCATCCGCGTGCAATACAGCCTAACCCCAAGAGGAAGACTTCTAGCGGCGTGGCTAAATGCTTTCCATAAGCCCGGAACACAAACCCTTTATACGGTCGGAGCCTCTGCATAA
- a CDS encoding large subunit ribosomal protein L10e produces MKAKNYRRPEGMTYARVEYIHGPPPSRITKYNAGVYRSDYTHELLLIPETDLQIRDVAIESARITVNKYLTEKLNDRFYLEVTAHPHHVLRENKMIFGAHADRLQEGMRRAFGKPIGRAARVEMGEPVFRLLTYADGVRAAREALELAAKKLPKKYYIVEKVLAQSA; encoded by the coding sequence ATGAAGGCGAAGAACTACCGCAGGCCCGAGGGAATGACCTACGCCCGTGTAGAGTACATCCACGGCCCGCCACCGTCCCGCATAACCAAATACAACGCAGGCGTCTACCGCAGCGACTACACCCACGAGCTTTTGCTGATTCCGGAGACAGATTTGCAGATACGTGATGTCGCAATCGAGTCGGCCCGCATAACAGTCAACAAGTATTTGACGGAGAAGCTTAACGACAGGTTTTACCTAGAGGTCACGGCGCATCCTCACCACGTTCTCCGGGAGAACAAGATGATTTTCGGAGCACATGCTGACAGGCTGCAGGAGGGTATGAGAAGAGCTTTCGGGAAACCGATTGGGAGAGCCGCACGTGTCGAGATGGGTGAGCCTGTGTTCAGGCTCCTTACCTACGCCGATGGCGTGAGAGCGGCCCGTGAGGCCCTCGAGCTCGCGGCGAAGAAACTACCTAAGAAATACTACATCGTGGAGAAGGTTCTCGCCCAGAGTGCCTAG
- a CDS encoding 5-formaminoimidazole-4-carboxamide-1-(beta)-D-ribofuranosyl 5'-monophosphate synthetase yields MLASHSALDVLDGAREEGFRTVAVAKRGREKAYRMFPVVDELVLVDEFHEIIEDHVLEKLADSVFVPNRSFAVYVGYDAIEKQFRIPVFGNRFLLRWEERVGETSYYRLLDAAGIRRPRTYRLEDVDGPVMVKLPEHGRPFERAFFIASDRKNLEKKLGEMIAKGLVDEKSLERVSVEELVLGAHFNANFFHSVVKGRLELHSIDRRIQSNLDGVIRLAAAEQLELNPLIRYIEVGHEPATIRESLLEKVFTIGEKFVEACSRLVSPGVIGPFTLQFLVTPELDLVVYDVAPRIGGGTNVYLGFGGQYSKLYHGRPVTMGRRIAMEIREAVEQNMLSRVTT; encoded by the coding sequence GTGTTGGCGAGTCACAGCGCCCTTGATGTGTTGGATGGCGCGCGTGAGGAGGGGTTTAGGACTGTCGCGGTCGCGAAAAGAGGCCGTGAAAAAGCCTATCGAATGTTTCCCGTGGTGGATGAGCTTGTGCTGGTCGACGAGTTCCATGAAATCATCGAGGACCATGTATTGGAGAAGCTTGCCGACAGCGTGTTTGTGCCTAACAGGAGCTTCGCTGTCTACGTCGGCTACGACGCAATCGAGAAACAATTCAGGATACCTGTTTTCGGTAACCGTTTTCTGCTGCGGTGGGAGGAGCGTGTCGGCGAAACCAGCTACTATAGGCTGCTTGACGCAGCTGGCATAAGGAGGCCGCGGACATATCGGCTTGAGGACGTGGATGGTCCCGTGATGGTGAAGCTGCCCGAGCATGGGAGACCGTTTGAACGCGCCTTCTTCATAGCAAGCGATAGAAAAAATTTGGAGAAGAAGCTGGGAGAAATGATTGCGAAGGGGCTTGTCGATGAAAAGTCTCTGGAGCGGGTTTCTGTGGAGGAGCTTGTTCTCGGCGCGCATTTCAACGCAAACTTTTTCCACAGCGTGGTCAAAGGCAGGCTGGAGCTTCACAGCATAGACAGACGGATACAGAGCAACCTCGACGGCGTCATCAGACTGGCCGCGGCGGAGCAGCTGGAGCTCAACCCGCTCATCCGCTACATCGAGGTGGGCCACGAGCCCGCAACCATCCGCGAAAGCCTCCTCGAAAAAGTCTTCACAATCGGCGAGAAATTCGTCGAAGCATGCAGCCGACTAGTTTCACCGGGTGTTATAGGGCCTTTTACGCTACAGTTTCTCGTCACACCTGAGCTTGACCTCGTGGTCTATGACGTGGCTCCACGGATAGGTGGAGGAACCAACGTCTACCTCGGGTTCGGTGGCCAGTATAGTAAGCTTTACCATGGAAGACCCGTGACCATGGGCCGTAGGATTGCGATGGAGATAAGGGAAGCGGTAGAGCAAAACATGTTGTCAAGGGTTACGACATGA
- a CDS encoding ribonuclease HI: protein MSHEAEIYVDGASRGNPGPAGIGYIIKIGDQSFKHREHIGVATNNQAEYHALIKSLEKALQLGVKKAHVYSDSELLVKQVNGAYKIRNNTLTILHQKLQQLITRFEEFHITHVDREKNREADRLANQAIDEAMP, encoded by the coding sequence TTGTCACATGAAGCAGAAATCTATGTCGACGGCGCTTCGAGAGGCAACCCGGGACCCGCGGGCATAGGCTACATAATCAAAATCGGAGACCAATCATTCAAACACCGGGAACATATCGGTGTGGCGACCAACAACCAGGCAGAATACCATGCGTTAATCAAGTCGTTGGAGAAAGCGCTACAGCTAGGTGTCAAAAAAGCCCATGTTTACAGCGACAGCGAGCTTCTCGTCAAACAGGTAAACGGCGCCTACAAAATACGGAACAACACGCTCACAATTCTGCACCAAAAACTACAACAACTGATAACCCGTTTCGAAGAATTTCATATCACTCATGTCGATAGAGAGAAAAATAGGGAGGCCGACAGGCTGGCCAACCAAGCCATCGACGAGGCTATGCCTTAA
- a CDS encoding zinc-dependent protease, TldD/PmbA family, producing MGIRLLYRGSLGFSYVNQLDRASLRKAVAAAFGMAKAAVTRSQDVRMSEEKLVKASDIKKPRIRYDDVDNRDKIELLKEADAAGVEAADKLGVKLVSRFIELGKWGTEKHVVNSDGGDVRFMVERATANYIITAYHPQRGVVQRFENLGESSGWEAVERWDLPGRLAEEARDISKALLKGVEPPREPVDVVLGSEIVGLVCHESCGHPGEADRMLGREAAQAGETYVKPELFGTRIGSEHVTVVDDPRLPRSFGYYLYDDECVATSERVLIDRGVLSGLLHNRETAAELGTHSNGASRANSYSKEPIVRMANTYLKPGDHSLEELFEIMRNGVYIKSYQEWNIDDRRWNQRYVGVVAYRVRDGKLAEMIRDPVVDLTTKGLWSSVKAVADDLKFYAGYCGKGDPMQGIPVWFGGPSVLLSSVRLGVRRPA from the coding sequence GTGGGTATCCGGCTTCTCTACCGAGGTAGCCTCGGCTTCTCATACGTAAACCAGCTTGATAGAGCGTCTCTGCGGAAGGCTGTCGCGGCTGCTTTCGGCATGGCTAAGGCAGCTGTCACAAGGTCACAGGATGTCAGGATGTCGGAGGAGAAGCTTGTCAAGGCCTCGGACATCAAGAAGCCGAGGATTCGCTATGATGATGTGGATAACAGGGATAAGATTGAGCTGTTGAAGGAGGCCGATGCCGCGGGTGTCGAGGCAGCTGATAAGCTCGGCGTCAAGCTTGTTTCACGGTTCATCGAGTTAGGGAAATGGGGCACCGAGAAGCATGTGGTCAACAGCGACGGCGGAGACGTCAGATTCATGGTTGAACGCGCCACAGCCAACTACATAATCACAGCCTATCACCCGCAGCGCGGTGTTGTCCAGCGGTTTGAGAACCTCGGAGAATCCTCCGGCTGGGAAGCGGTTGAGAGATGGGACCTGCCCGGCAGACTGGCTGAGGAGGCCCGTGACATTTCTAAGGCTTTGCTGAAGGGTGTTGAGCCGCCTCGGGAGCCTGTGGACGTGGTTCTCGGCTCCGAGATTGTGGGGCTTGTCTGCCACGAGTCATGCGGCCACCCGGGTGAGGCTGACAGGATGCTGGGCAGAGAAGCTGCGCAGGCAGGTGAGACCTATGTCAAGCCCGAGCTCTTCGGCACGAGGATAGGCAGCGAACATGTCACGGTCGTGGATGACCCGAGGCTTCCACGCTCCTTCGGCTACTATCTCTACGACGACGAATGCGTAGCCACGTCTGAACGCGTATTGATTGACAGAGGTGTTTTGAGCGGTTTGCTTCACAACCGTGAAACCGCTGCAGAACTGGGCACACATAGCAACGGCGCCTCGAGGGCCAACAGCTACAGCAAAGAACCGATTGTCCGCATGGCCAACACCTACCTCAAGCCCGGTGACCACAGCCTCGAAGAACTCTTCGAAATCATGCGCAACGGCGTCTACATCAAATCCTATCAGGAGTGGAACATCGACGACAGGCGGTGGAACCAGCGCTATGTCGGCGTCGTGGCATACAGGGTTAGAGACGGAAAGCTCGCAGAAATGATAAGAGACCCGGTGGTTGACTTGACGACGAAGGGCCTCTGGTCCTCTGTCAAAGCTGTTGCTGACGACCTCAAGTTCTACGCAGGCTACTGCGGAAAAGGGGACCCGATGCAGGGAATTCCTGTATGGTTCGGGGGCCCATCAGTTTTGTTGAGCAGTGTCAGGCTTGGTGTTAGGAGGCCTGCGTAG
- a CDS encoding 5-formaminoimidazole-4-carboxamide-1-(beta)-D-ribofuranosyl 5'-monophosphate synthetase, with product MRDYDVEKLTVATVASHTALQLLRAAKKTGFRTAAICLTDNKPFYEKFGFIDEIYTASVDTLDKLAPKLTEHNTVFIPHGSFVEYCGPEKAQSFKVPFFGTRQLIEVEADQRRKMMLLREASIPTPEEYSSPEEAEPPVIIKLAGAKGGAGYSLAFTKEELEAKTRNLSQPHIIQRYIIGVGVYMHYFSSPMFGRVEVFGADTRYETNVDGRVFGLAEPSFVVVGNRPLVVRESLLPRYMRYGEQFASAVEQTLGTPMIGPFCLETIITDTFEIKCFEFSGRIVAGTNVYMGTGSPYSVLYFDKPMDMGERIAHELRAAAEKNCLEKITS from the coding sequence GTGAGGGACTATGATGTTGAGAAGCTCACGGTAGCGACGGTGGCGAGCCACACCGCTCTCCAGCTCCTCCGCGCAGCCAAGAAAACAGGCTTCAGAACAGCAGCCATCTGCCTAACAGACAACAAACCATTCTACGAAAAATTCGGATTCATAGACGAAATCTACACAGCTTCTGTCGACACGTTGGACAAGCTCGCGCCAAAACTCACTGAACACAACACCGTCTTTATACCGCATGGCAGCTTCGTCGAATACTGCGGCCCCGAGAAGGCCCAATCCTTCAAGGTGCCGTTTTTTGGAACACGGCAGCTCATCGAGGTGGAGGCCGACCAGAGAAGAAAAATGATGCTGCTCCGTGAAGCAAGTATACCTACGCCGGAGGAATATTCGTCACCCGAGGAAGCGGAGCCGCCGGTGATAATCAAGCTGGCGGGCGCAAAAGGCGGAGCAGGCTATAGCCTTGCCTTCACCAAAGAAGAGCTCGAGGCAAAAACAAGAAACCTCAGCCAACCCCACATCATCCAGCGATACATCATAGGCGTCGGCGTCTACATGCACTACTTCTCGTCACCCATGTTCGGAAGAGTTGAAGTCTTCGGAGCAGATACACGATACGAGACAAACGTTGACGGCCGTGTCTTCGGATTGGCTGAGCCCAGCTTCGTCGTCGTCGGAAACAGGCCCCTAGTGGTCAGAGAATCACTCCTGCCACGCTACATGCGCTACGGCGAACAATTTGCATCAGCCGTTGAGCAAACTCTCGGCACACCCATGATAGGCCCCTTCTGCCTCGAAACAATAATCACAGACACATTCGAAATCAAGTGCTTCGAGTTCTCCGGCAGAATCGTGGCGGGCACAAACGTCTACATGGGCACAGGCTCACCATACTCAGTCCTCTACTTCGACAAGCCCATGGACATGGGAGAAAGGATAGCCCATGAGCTGAGGGCCGCCGCTGAAAAAAACTGTCTCGAAAAAATCACGAGTTAA
- a CDS encoding pyruvate dehydrogenase E2 component (dihydrolipoamide acetyltransferase): MPPHLAWPNGLSKISSTCFPPPIGSVAFCWHQAFICLFVTGAVVRVVKLSGLRKAVAERLGYSFRNSLPVALMTEYDAGPLMMVYRGAREKFGEKSPSITAYVVKCVASALTVHGEFNANIEGDEIRVLDEVNIAVAVDTPRGLYAPTIRNVDKKTAVEVEAELRALAEKAVKGTITLNELAGHGFTVSNLGHLGVTHFTPIINPPDIAILGVGAIKNTGDRHRGYLTLVFDHRAADGAPAARFLEEIRHQLESLDGE, encoded by the coding sequence TTGCCCCCTCATTTAGCTTGGCCTAATGGTCTTTCTAAAATCAGCTCTACATGTTTTCCCCCGCCCATAGGTAGTGTCGCTTTCTGCTGGCATCAGGCTTTTATTTGTCTGTTTGTGACTGGGGCTGTGGTTAGGGTTGTTAAGCTTTCTGGTTTGCGGAAAGCGGTTGCGGAAAGGCTGGGCTACAGTTTTCGGAACAGCCTACCCGTCGCGTTGATGACGGAGTATGATGCGGGGCCGTTGATGATGGTTTATCGCGGGGCGCGGGAGAAATTTGGTGAGAAAAGTCCAAGCATAACCGCTTACGTTGTTAAGTGTGTTGCCTCGGCGCTCACCGTCCACGGCGAGTTTAACGCCAACATAGAAGGTGATGAGATAAGGGTGCTTGACGAGGTTAACATAGCTGTGGCCGTTGATACGCCGCGGGGCCTCTACGCTCCAACCATCAGAAACGTCGACAAAAAGACCGCTGTCGAAGTGGAGGCTGAGCTAAGGGCCCTCGCCGAGAAGGCTGTCAAGGGAACGATAACGTTGAACGAGCTGGCGGGCCACGGCTTCACAGTCTCCAACCTCGGACACCTAGGCGTCACCCACTTCACGCCGATAATCAACCCTCCCGACATCGCGATTCTCGGAGTCGGAGCAATTAAAAACACGGGAGATAGACACCGTGGATACCTTACACTAGTCTTCGACCACCGCGCAGCCGACGGAGCTCCCGCCGCCAGATTCCTAGAGGAGATAAGGCATCAGCTCGAATCCTTGGACGGAGAGTGA